The proteins below come from a single Salvelinus alpinus chromosome 18, SLU_Salpinus.1, whole genome shotgun sequence genomic window:
- the LOC139543865 gene encoding integral membrane protein DGCR2/IDD-like isoform X1 produces MLPKADSSSYVLLSLLFVLTLTDPPRTGPRLALARLLSELRCSPGQFACLSGKMQCIPLSWQCDGWTACEDKSDELDCPPMKDETFHFANEFDQVEDVIGVAQPMRFNKKCPSGWHHYEKTASCYKVYLRNENYWQAVDTCQKVNGSLATFVTNEELQFILKIEVDFDEKVCERRDQCKFWVGYQYVITNRNHSLEGRWEVAYKGSMQVFLPPEGLTKFGEASPTQDNVFCAQLQRFQIKSMNERGLHSWHAENCYKKFPFLCKRRQTCVDIKDQVVTEGYYFTPKGEDPCLSCTCHDGEPEMCVAALCNRPEGCKHFGKDPKECCKFTCLDPEGSNLFDSMASGMRLIVSCVSSFLILSLLLFMVHRLRQRRRERIETLIGGNLHHFNLGRRVPGFDYGPDAFGTGLTPLHLSDDGEGGAFHFQEPPPPYAAYKYPDIQHPDDPPPPYEASINPDSFLYMDLARHGVQMIPSQMRDVVDAMTDAPPPPVPEPDSVPMSSQERDDSIDSSTLLVEPDTPTDGHVPDSMPADCSSSSSLSTMV; encoded by the exons gTCCACGGCTAGCTCTGGCAAGATTATTGTCGG AGCTGCGCTGCAGCCCTGGGCAGTTTGCCTGCCTCAGTGGGAAGATGCAATGCATCCCCTTGTCCTGGCAGTGTGATGGCTGGACTGCTTGTGAGGACAAGAGCGATGAGTTGGACTGCCCCC CCATGAAGGATGAGACGTTTCACTTTGCCAATGAGTTTGACCAAGTGGAAGATGTCATCGGCGTGGCCCAGCCTATGCGCTTTAACA AGAAGTGCCCAAGTGGGTGGCATCACTACGAGAAGACAGCCAGCTGCTACAAGGTATACCTGAGGAACGAGAACTACTGGCAAGCTGTAGACACATGCCAGAAAGTCAATGGCTCGTTGGCGACTTTCGTTACCAACGAGGAACTGCAGTTCATCCTCAAGATCGAGGTGGATTTTGACGAGAAAGTGTGCGAGCGCAGAGACCAGTGCAA GTTCTGGGTGGGTTACCAGTATGTCATAACCAATCGGAACCATTCACTGGAGGGCCGTTGGGAGGTGGCTTATAAAG GGTCGATGCAGGTGTTCCTCCCCCCGGAGGGCCTGACGAAATTTGGAGAGGCATCTCCGACCCAGGACAACGTATTCTGTGCCCAGCTGCAGCGCTTCCAGATCAAGAGCATGAACGAGCGCGGCCTTCACAGCTGGCATGCCGAGAACTGCTACAAGAAGTTCCCTTTCCTGTGCAAGAGGA GGCAGACATGTGTGGACATAAAGGACCAGGTGGTGACTGAGGGGTACTACTTCACGCCTAAGGGGGAAGACCCGTGCCTGAGCTGCACATGTCACGACGGCGAGCCAGAGATGTGTGTGGCCGCACTGTGTAATCGGCCGGAGGGCTGCAAGCACTTCGGCAAGGACCCCAAGGAGTGCTGCAAGTTCACCTGCCTGGACCCAG AGGGCAGCAACCTGTTTGACTCCATGGCCAGTGGGATGCGTCTGATCGTCAGCTGTGTCTCGTccttcctcatcctctctctgctGCTGTTCATGGTGCACAGGCTCCGGCAGCGCAGACGCGAGCGCATCGAAACACTCATTGGAGGAAACC TGCATCATTTCAACCTTGGGCGGCGAGTCCCAGGCTTTGACTATGGCCCAGATGCTTTTGGCACTGGTCTCactcccctgcacctctctgatgaTGGAGAGGGAGGTGCATTTCATTTCCAGGAACCTCCCCCACCCTACGCTGCCTACAAATACCCAGACATCCAGCACCCAGACGACCCCCCTCCTCCCTACGAAGCCTCCATCAACCCCGACAGCTTTCTCTATATGGACCTGG CACGCCATGGAGTTCAGATGATTCCAAGTCAGATGAGGGATGTGGTAGATGCCATGACAGATGCCCCACCACCACCTGTCCCCGAGCCAGACTCTGTGCCAATGTCCTCCCAGGAGCGGGACGATTCCATCGACAGCAGTACCCTCCTGGTGGAGCCTGACACCCCCACTGACGGCCACGTCCCTGACTCCATGCCTGCAGACTGCAGCAGCAGCTCCTCCCTCAGCACCATGGTATAG
- the LOC139543865 gene encoding integral membrane protein DGCR2/IDD-like isoform X2, protein MLPKADSSSYVLLSLLFVLTLTDPPRTELRCSPGQFACLSGKMQCIPLSWQCDGWTACEDKSDELDCPPMKDETFHFANEFDQVEDVIGVAQPMRFNKKCPSGWHHYEKTASCYKVYLRNENYWQAVDTCQKVNGSLATFVTNEELQFILKIEVDFDEKVCERRDQCKFWVGYQYVITNRNHSLEGRWEVAYKGSMQVFLPPEGLTKFGEASPTQDNVFCAQLQRFQIKSMNERGLHSWHAENCYKKFPFLCKRRQTCVDIKDQVVTEGYYFTPKGEDPCLSCTCHDGEPEMCVAALCNRPEGCKHFGKDPKECCKFTCLDPEGSNLFDSMASGMRLIVSCVSSFLILSLLLFMVHRLRQRRRERIETLIGGNLHHFNLGRRVPGFDYGPDAFGTGLTPLHLSDDGEGGAFHFQEPPPPYAAYKYPDIQHPDDPPPPYEASINPDSFLYMDLARHGVQMIPSQMRDVVDAMTDAPPPPVPEPDSVPMSSQERDDSIDSSTLLVEPDTPTDGHVPDSMPADCSSSSSLSTMV, encoded by the exons AGCTGCGCTGCAGCCCTGGGCAGTTTGCCTGCCTCAGTGGGAAGATGCAATGCATCCCCTTGTCCTGGCAGTGTGATGGCTGGACTGCTTGTGAGGACAAGAGCGATGAGTTGGACTGCCCCC CCATGAAGGATGAGACGTTTCACTTTGCCAATGAGTTTGACCAAGTGGAAGATGTCATCGGCGTGGCCCAGCCTATGCGCTTTAACA AGAAGTGCCCAAGTGGGTGGCATCACTACGAGAAGACAGCCAGCTGCTACAAGGTATACCTGAGGAACGAGAACTACTGGCAAGCTGTAGACACATGCCAGAAAGTCAATGGCTCGTTGGCGACTTTCGTTACCAACGAGGAACTGCAGTTCATCCTCAAGATCGAGGTGGATTTTGACGAGAAAGTGTGCGAGCGCAGAGACCAGTGCAA GTTCTGGGTGGGTTACCAGTATGTCATAACCAATCGGAACCATTCACTGGAGGGCCGTTGGGAGGTGGCTTATAAAG GGTCGATGCAGGTGTTCCTCCCCCCGGAGGGCCTGACGAAATTTGGAGAGGCATCTCCGACCCAGGACAACGTATTCTGTGCCCAGCTGCAGCGCTTCCAGATCAAGAGCATGAACGAGCGCGGCCTTCACAGCTGGCATGCCGAGAACTGCTACAAGAAGTTCCCTTTCCTGTGCAAGAGGA GGCAGACATGTGTGGACATAAAGGACCAGGTGGTGACTGAGGGGTACTACTTCACGCCTAAGGGGGAAGACCCGTGCCTGAGCTGCACATGTCACGACGGCGAGCCAGAGATGTGTGTGGCCGCACTGTGTAATCGGCCGGAGGGCTGCAAGCACTTCGGCAAGGACCCCAAGGAGTGCTGCAAGTTCACCTGCCTGGACCCAG AGGGCAGCAACCTGTTTGACTCCATGGCCAGTGGGATGCGTCTGATCGTCAGCTGTGTCTCGTccttcctcatcctctctctgctGCTGTTCATGGTGCACAGGCTCCGGCAGCGCAGACGCGAGCGCATCGAAACACTCATTGGAGGAAACC TGCATCATTTCAACCTTGGGCGGCGAGTCCCAGGCTTTGACTATGGCCCAGATGCTTTTGGCACTGGTCTCactcccctgcacctctctgatgaTGGAGAGGGAGGTGCATTTCATTTCCAGGAACCTCCCCCACCCTACGCTGCCTACAAATACCCAGACATCCAGCACCCAGACGACCCCCCTCCTCCCTACGAAGCCTCCATCAACCCCGACAGCTTTCTCTATATGGACCTGG CACGCCATGGAGTTCAGATGATTCCAAGTCAGATGAGGGATGTGGTAGATGCCATGACAGATGCCCCACCACCACCTGTCCCCGAGCCAGACTCTGTGCCAATGTCCTCCCAGGAGCGGGACGATTCCATCGACAGCAGTACCCTCCTGGTGGAGCCTGACACCCCCACTGACGGCCACGTCCCTGACTCCATGCCTGCAGACTGCAGCAGCAGCTCCTCCCTCAGCACCATGGTATAG
- the car15 gene encoding carbonic anhydrase 15, whose protein sequence is MLCSFIDAKMIWAIITFLVMFMTGSHTVDFCYDESFCDPYAWGDAFPSCHPILEEHHSPINLDHHMTRNESLEALRLDGFHAVHTGHWKLKNNGHSVVLEVGNGMSVSGGGLPGTYHTIQLHFHWGSLNTNGSEHTVDRHRYPMEMHIVNMKSSHPNLTSALDDPTGLAVLAFFIDLYYIENVHFGRISRLLPSIAYKGQTAKVKPFPLIGLLPESHLSQYYRYHGSLTTPPCSQAVIWTMYEVPTYISWSQFEQFVTGIFSTEEDEEFVAHLHDNFRHIHPTFSRSVYASKDAKLLTATANHLYSPALSILLLQLTLTVGLIYGL, encoded by the exons ATGCTGTGCTCATTTATTGACGCAAAAATGATTTGGGCAATCATAACTTTCCTAGTGATGTTTATGACAGGTTCACACACCG TGGACTTCTGTTATGATGAGAGTTTTTGTG ATCCATATGCATGGGGAGACGCGTTCCCATCCTGCCACCCAATACTTGAAGAACATCACTCTCCAATCAACCTGGATCATCATATGACCAGAAATGAGTCACTGGAGGCTTTACGTCTGGATGGTTTTCATGCTGTTCATACAGGACACTGGAAACTGAAAAACAATGGGCATTCTG TTGTGTTGGAGGTTGGGAATGGGATGTCTGTGAGTGGTGGAGGTCTTCCAGGGACGTACCACACCATCCAGCTCCACTTTCACTGGGGAAGCCTCAACACCAACGGCTCAGAGCACACTGTGGACAGGCACAGGTATCCAATGGAG ATGCACATAGTCAACATGAAGTCAAGTCACCCCAATTTGACATCCGCCTTGGATGACCCAACTGGCCTTGCAGTTCTTGCTTTCTTTATTGAT CTTTATTACATTGAAAATGTACACTTTGGACGCATATCACGACTACTTCCCTCCATTGCCTACAAAG GTCAAACGGCTAAAGTCAAACCATTCCCATTGATCGGCCTTCTGCCTGAGAGCCATTTGTCCCAGTACTACCGCTACCATGGTAGCCTCACCACTCCACCTTGTTCTCAAGCCGTTATATGGACCATGTATGAAGTCCCCACCTATATCTCATGGTCACAG TTTGAACAGTTTGTCACTGGGATTTTCTCCACAGAGGAGGATGAAGAATTTGTAGCACATCTCCATGATAACTTCCGACACATCCATCCCACCTTCAGTCGCAGCGTCTACGCCTCCAAAGATGCCAAGCTGCTTACAGCGACGGCCAATCACCTCTATAGCCCAGCACTCTCAATACTTCTCCTTCAATTGACTTTAACTGTTGGGCTCATCTATGGGCTCTAG